The sequence GATATTCTGATGGGGAAAACATTTTTGAGGTTCATGATTTTATGCCCAGGTATTACAAGCTCACTGGAAAATACAATGCTCCACCTGAGATTGTACGGTATGTAAAACATATTTCTGGAGCTCCTAAATTTAACGTGCATTACGACCCTAAGTTGGAGTATGCTCAAGGGCAGACCACAAACCATGCTAAGACCAATTTTATAGTAAGTCTTACTAGCAAGAAAAAATTTGACACCCTTTTTCTCTATACATCTTTTGACAAAAGTAAAGTCTTGAGCGGGGATGAAATAACGCTCAAAGAAGATGGATACTTTTTAATCTGCTATAATGAAAAGATTTTGAAGCCCACTACGGAGAAAATGTCTCTAGAGTTGGAACGAACCAAAATATACTGGCTGGACTGGGTTGACAGAACCCCAAATTATAAGCAATTCAACAAAGAGATTGTTAGAAGTGCCATAACCTTGAAAATGCTTACGTACGATAAAACGGGAGCGGTGTTGGCTGCTGCGACAACATCATTACCGGAAACTATTGGGGAGGTTCGAAATTGGGATTACAGATTTTGTTGGATTAGGGATGCTTCCATGGTGATTAAAGTGGTTTCTGAACTTGGTCACAAAAATTCCGCTAGGAGATATTTACAATTCATTATTGATTTAATGCCAGATAAGGATGAAAAACTCCAAATTATGTATGGCATTAACAAAGAAAAGAACCTTACTGAAAAAACTTTAAGCCATCTTGACGGATACAAAGGATCCAAACCAGTTCGCATAGGAAATGCTGCCTACAAACAAAAGCAGAATGATATCTATGGTATTTTAATGGATGTTATTTACGAACAGTTGGCGAAGTTTAGCAACGACATTGAAAATGGGGAAGAACTTTGGAGCATTACCAAAGGGATTGTTTGGATAGTAAGTAAACACTGGAGAGAACCGGATAAAGGTATTTGGGAATTTAGGGGAGAAGACAGACATTTCACTTTTTCAAAGGTATTGTGCTGGGTGGCCATGGACAGAGCAATTAAGGTGGCAAAGATTTTTGGGAAGGAAAGGAAAATTGAAAAATGGACCGCTTTAGAACAAGAAATGAAAGAAGATATACATGAAAATGCTTGGAATAGTGATATCAATGCATTTGTTCAGTCTTATGGATCTAGTCACTTAGATGCTTCTGTGCTGTTGATGGAATCCTATGGGTTTATTCATGCTAAAGACCCAAAGTTTGTAAGCACGGTAAAAGCAATTGAAGAGGATTTAAGTAATGATGGATTGCTCTATCGATACAAAAATGAAGATGATTTTGGACTACCGTCATCATCTTTTACAATTTGTACGTTCTGGTTTATCAATAGTCTCTTCAAAATTGGAGAAGAAGAAAAAGCATTGGCACATTTTGAACGTTTGCTCAGTTACAGCAACCATTTGGGACTCTTTAGTGAGGATATTGATTTTAAGACCAAACGATTGTTAGGGAATTTCCCTCAAGCATATTCACATTTGGCATTAATTGAATGTGCCATCAATTTCTCTAGAAAGAAAAGTGAGGAAAAGATATTGGAATCTATTAGCTAGTTTTTTTGGCCAATAACTTTTGTGCGTTGTTTTTAATTTTTTCTAAAAGCAATTGCAGATCTTCAATTGAAGTAAAGGGGTTCATTAAAGTAGTTCGTAGATAATGCTTCCCATTTAATTTGGTTTGGACTACGTAAAATTCACCATCTTCCAATAGTTCTCGTCTAATAGTTTGGTTGAGTGAATTCAATTCTTCTAAAGAAAGATTTGCATCAATGTATCTAAAGCAGAGAATATTGGTCATTGGTAGCGTGGCCAATTCAAAATTGGGTTTGTCAGAAATCATTTTTGCAAAATCCTTTGCCAAATCGTACTGACGGGTTATAAAATCATCAAACACTTTTTCTCCATATATCTTTAGTATGATGTACCAATGCATGGCCATCATGTTTTTGGTACATTCAAAGGTTCTTTTACCACTGTTGAACCACTCATCTTCCTCTGGCGCATCCATAAGATAATCTGCTTTAAGACTAAAAGTATGTCTGGAATGATTCTTTTCTTTGAATAGCAGGGCAGTGGTAATGGTAGGCATCAATAACATTTTGTGGCCGTCTATGACCACGGAGTCTGCTTCTTCAATACCTTTTAACAATCCCCTATATTTTTTAGAAAATATTGCAGCACCTCCATGGGCACCATCAACATGGAACCACAGATTGTTCTTTTGCGCAAACTCCTTTATATTTTCCAAGTTATCATGAGCTCCAGTGGCAGTGGAAGGAGCACTGCCAACAATGGCAAAAACATTAATTCCTTCTGACTTGGCTTTTTGATAACAGGTTTCCATTTTGTCGGCATCCATGGCAAAATTTTCATTGGAGGGAACCTTTATAATTCCTTTTTCACCCAATCCCATAATTTTAGCTGCCCTATCTACACAGTAATGTGCTTCTTCACAAACCATGATGCCTAGAGGTTCAATAGACCCATCATTCCATACGTCATGCTCAATTTTTGCTTTTCTAGCGGAAAGCAAGGCGGTAAGATTGGCCAGAGTACCACCAGACGTTAAAAAACCATCTGAATGTTGATTGTACCCAATTTTTTTGCAAAGTTTTTCGGTAACAATACGTTCAATTGCATTGGAAGACATGCCCATTTCATATACCGCCATACCATTATTGAGCAAAGAACTAAGCATTCCAGTTAAAGCGGTGATAGGAAGTGTTGGAGCTACCTGATGCCCCAAATATTTTGGATGATGTATATGGGTGGTTCTATTTAAGATTTCTCCAAAAAAGTCCTGCTCTTTCCCATTTTTAAGGAAGTCCTCCCAGAAACTAAGCTCTTGGTCAGGCTCGTTCCAACGAATGGTTTTTGGATTAGTCCCTGATATAGTATCTTGAATATGATTTGTCAATAAATCGATAAGCTCGTGACCTCTTTTCTTGAAATCTTCTGGATCATAC is a genomic window of Flagellimonas sp. CMM7 containing:
- a CDS encoding glycoside hydrolase family 15 protein, whose translation is MDNLNYGIIGNCRSAALISNTGSLDWCCLPQFDSTSVFAKLLDDKNGGSFKINAKYNYEIHQEYHRNTAILVTRYSDGENIFEVHDFMPRYYKLTGKYNAPPEIVRYVKHISGAPKFNVHYDPKLEYAQGQTTNHAKTNFIVSLTSKKKFDTLFLYTSFDKSKVLSGDEITLKEDGYFLICYNEKILKPTTEKMSLELERTKIYWLDWVDRTPNYKQFNKEIVRSAITLKMLTYDKTGAVLAAATTSLPETIGEVRNWDYRFCWIRDASMVIKVVSELGHKNSARRYLQFIIDLMPDKDEKLQIMYGINKEKNLTEKTLSHLDGYKGSKPVRIGNAAYKQKQNDIYGILMDVIYEQLAKFSNDIENGEELWSITKGIVWIVSKHWREPDKGIWEFRGEDRHFTFSKVLCWVAMDRAIKVAKIFGKERKIEKWTALEQEMKEDIHENAWNSDINAFVQSYGSSHLDASVLLMESYGFIHAKDPKFVSTVKAIEEDLSNDGLLYRYKNEDDFGLPSSSFTICTFWFINSLFKIGEEEKALAHFERLLSYSNHLGLFSEDIDFKTKRLLGNFPQAYSHLALIECAINFSRKKSEEKILESIS
- a CDS encoding aminotransferase class I/II-fold pyridoxal phosphate-dependent enzyme, which codes for MDKNLLGSLYDPEDFKKRGHELIDLLTNHIQDTISGTNPKTIRWNEPDQELSFWEDFLKNGKEQDFFGEILNRTTHIHHPKYLGHQVAPTLPITALTGMLSSLLNNGMAVYEMGMSSNAIERIVTEKLCKKIGYNQHSDGFLTSGGTLANLTALLSARKAKIEHDVWNDGSIEPLGIMVCEEAHYCVDRAAKIMGLGEKGIIKVPSNENFAMDADKMETCYQKAKSEGINVFAIVGSAPSTATGAHDNLENIKEFAQKNNLWFHVDGAHGGAAIFSKKYRGLLKGIEEADSVVIDGHKMLLMPTITTALLFKEKNHSRHTFSLKADYLMDAPEEDEWFNSGKRTFECTKNMMAMHWYIILKIYGEKVFDDFITRQYDLAKDFAKMISDKPNFELATLPMTNILCFRYIDANLSLEELNSLNQTIRRELLEDGEFYVVQTKLNGKHYLRTTLMNPFTSIEDLQLLLEKIKNNAQKLLAKKTS